Below is a genomic region from Aurantimonas sp. HBX-1.
GGTCCACTTGTCCATCGCCCGGCCAGAGCCTCTCGTTCAGAGCATCTCGCGGACGAAGCGGCCGCGCAGAGAACGGTAGAACGGCATCTGGCGCGACGCGTCCAGCCATGAATCGCTCGCGAGGCGTTCTTCGAGATCGACGAGGACCCGCCGGGTGATCGCGGCAATCGGCAATTGCTCGATCGCATCGAGCGTAAACCACCCGACGGCCTCGAGTTCGTCGGTCGGCAGGGCGCCGGGGTCAAGCTCGCCGGCAAGCGCGGACGAATCGACGCAGAAGAAGCGGGTGTCGTATCGCCGCGGCGGCCCGGGGGGCGTGATGGCGCGCGCCAGCGGCACCAGCAGTTCCGGGGCCGGGCGAATCGCCCGTTCCGCGAAGCTGCGCCAGTGCCCGAACCCGCCCGCGGACGCTCCCGCCGCGCCGACCATCACGCCCGTCTCCTCGAAGGTTTCGCGGATGGCGGCGAGGGCGAGGGCGGTCGCTTGCCGCGTGCCGAAACGGGCAGGCGGCCCGGCACAGAGCCGGGACAGCGCTTCGTCGGGCAGGGTGAAGGAGGCGGCAAGCCGCAGGTCTTCCGAATCCACCCGTCCGCCGGGGAACACGTAGTGCCCGGGCATGAAGACGTGACCCGAGGCGCGCCGTCCCATCAGCAGGCGGGGAGCGGACTGCGTCCGGTCGACGACGATCAGGGTGCCGGCGTCGCGGGGCCGCAGGAGCGGCCCCTTGGTGCGGATCTGGCTCAGTCGGATACGCTCGGCCTCGAGCGGTTCCAGCCTACCCTTGGTGGTCACCCGACACGATCCGCTTCGTCGGCGCCGCCGAAGCCGCCGAGGCGCAGCGACCACTGCAGGGCGATGGTGGCCCCCTTCAGCGGCTGCATCAGAACCAGCGACATCGCGATCGTGACCGGCACCCATATCGCCAGCTGCGTCCACATCGACAGGGCCACGGCTTCGTCCAGCGCCATGAAACCCGCGACGATCACGTGGCCGACGATGAAGACGGTGAGATAGGGCGGCAGATCGTCCGCGCGGTGGTGGTGGATCTCCTGGCCGCACTCCGAGCACGAATCAACGCTCTTCAGGAAGCCATTGAAGAGACGGCCCTTTCCACAGTTCGGGCAGCGGCAGCGAAAGCCATTGACCAGAGCCGGCCAGAGCGGGCGGTCGCCTTCCTGGCTGTTGGCGCGTGCCGCGAATGTGCCGGCGGTCATGGGCTGGTTCATCGTCTTTTCCTCGTCCTTGCAGCCACGTTCTTGTCGCGTCCCTTCGGCCCACGCCGCTGCGCCTTGTGGAAGGACGCCGACGACCCGGGAAGCTGACGCGGCTCGGTGAGCATCTCGAACTGCATCGAGCCGGCCAGCGGCAGTGCGTTGACCAGCCGCACCTCGACGGCGTCGCCGAGCCGGTAGCCATGGCCGCTGCGCTCGCCGACCAGAGCGTGGCCGACCTCGTCGTGCCGGAAATATTCGGCCCCCAGCGTGGATATGGGGACGAAACCGTCGGCGCCGTAGGCCGGCAGCACGACAAAAAGTCCGGCCCGCGTCACGCCGGTGATGCGGCCGGCGAAATCCTCGCCGACATGCTCCGCCAGATGGTGCGCGATGAGCCGGTCGACCGTGTCGCGCTCCGCCGCCATGGCGCGGCGCTCGGCCCGCGAGATCTCCTCCGCGGTCTGCTCCAGGCTCTCCTCGTCCTCGCGGCTCAGGCCCCCTTCGCCGAGTTCGAGCGCGGTGATCAGCGCGCGGTGGACGATGAGGTCGGCATAGCGGCGGATCGGCGAGGTGAAATGCGCGTAGCGCACGAGATTGAGGCCGAAATGGCCGATATTCTGGGGCGAGTAGGCGGCCTGCGACTGCGACCGCAGCACCACCTCGTTGACCAGCGTCTCGTGCTCGCTGGCCTTCACCTGCCGCAGGATGCTGTTGAAATGCGACGGCCGGAGCGTGCCCGCCTTGGCCAGCGAGATCTCCAGCGTCCGCAGGAAGTCGCGCAGCGCCTCGAGCTTGGAGAGCGAGGGCGCGTCGTGGGCGCGGTAGATCAGCGCCTGTCGCTTCTGCTCCAGCGTCTCGGCCGCCGCGACATTGGCGAGGATCATGAATTCCTCGATCAGCCGGTGGGCGTCGAGGCGCTCCGGGACGAGGACCTGATCGACTCGGCCGGTCTCGTCGAGCTTGATCTTCTTCTCCGGCAGGTCGAGGTCGAGCGGCTGGCGACGCTCGCGCGCCCGTCCGACCAGGCCGTAGGCCTTCCAGAGCGGCTTCAGGACGGGCTCGAGCATCGGCGCCGCGGCCTCGCCCGGCTGGCCGTCGATCGCCGCCTGGGCTTCCTCGTAGGCGAGCTTGGCGTGGCTGCGCATCATGATGCGGTGGAAGTCGTGGCGGCGCTTCTCGCCGTCCGCGCCGATCACCATCCGCACGGCGAGGGCGGGGCGGTCGACACCCTCCTTCAGCGAGCAGAGATCGTTGGAGATGCGCTCGGGCAGCATCGGCACGACGCGGTCCGGGAAATAGACCGAGTTGCCGCGCAGCCGTGCCTCCGTATCGAGCCGCGAGCCGGAACGGACGTAATACGCAACGTCGGCGATCGCCACGGTGACGATCATGCCGCCGGGATTGGCGGGGTCCGGGTCGTCGGTGGCGTGGACCGCGTCGTCGTGGTCCTTGGCGTCCGCCGGGTCGATGGTGATGAGCGGCAGGTCCCGCCAGTCCTCGCGCGACTGCATCGACGCCGGGCCGGCCTTGTCGGCCTCGGCCAGGACGCCCTGCGGGAAGACGTGGGGGATCGAATGGACGTGCAGCGCGATGGTCGAGATCGCCCGCTCGGAGTTCATCGAGCCGACGACGGCGACGACGGAGGCCGTCGGCAGCCCGATCCTGGTGCGCTGGCCGGGTTCGACCTCGACGAGGTCGCCGTCCTTGGCGCCCTTCTCGTCGCCGGGCGCGACGGTGTATTCCGGTTGCTTGCGCTCGACCGGCTCGACCCTGCCGCCGCCGCCGGGCCGCGACCGGAACACGCCGACCGACAGCGACTTGCGGCGTTCCAAGACACGCACGACGCGCGCGGTGCGCAGGCCCGCCTCGTCGGTCTCGATGCGCGCGAGGATACGCTCGCCGAGGCCCGCGGCCGGCGTCTTGTCGCGCTGCTGGACGACCGGGATGCGCGGACGCTCGCCGTCCTGCGCCTCGTCCCAGCTGACCGGCTCGGCCAGGAGCCCGCCGTCCTCGTCGCGGCTGCGGATCTCCAGCACGGCGACACTCGGCAGGGCACCGGGGGTTACGAAGCGCTTGCGGCCGCCGGCGAGCACCCCTTCCGCCTGCAGGTCGCTGAGCAGGTTCTTCAGCGTCAGCCGGTCGTCGCCCTTGATGCCGAAGGCCTTTGCGACATCCCGCTTCGACGCATGGCCGGGGTTCTCCGCGATGAAACGCAGCACCGCCTCGCGCGTCAGTTCCGGCCGGGCGTCGGCCCCGGGCTGTCGTCTCGCCATGGCTCAGTCCGCATCCCATGGCACGGTGTCGCCACCGACCGCCGCGACGGCCTTGGCCGGCTTCTTTGCCGCCGGCTTGGCAGGCGACTTGGCGGCGGCCTTCTTCGCCGGCGCCTTGCGATCGGCCCCTGCCGCCGCCTTCTTGGCTGGAGCCTTGGTGGCCGGCGCCT
It encodes:
- a CDS encoding NUDIX hydrolase → MTTKGRLEPLEAERIRLSQIRTKGPLLRPRDAGTLIVVDRTQSAPRLLMGRRASGHVFMPGHYVFPGGRVDSEDLRLAASFTLPDEALSRLCAGPPARFGTRQATALALAAIRETFEETGVMVGAAGASAGGFGHWRSFAERAIRPAPELLVPLARAITPPGPPRRYDTRFFCVDSSALAGELDPGALPTDELEAVGWFTLDAIEQLPIAAITRRVLVDLEERLASDSWLDASRQMPFYRSLRGRFVREML
- a CDS encoding DUF983 domain-containing protein; translation: MNQPMTAGTFAARANSQEGDRPLWPALVNGFRCRCPNCGKGRLFNGFLKSVDSCSECGQEIHHHRADDLPPYLTVFIVGHVIVAGFMALDEAVALSMWTQLAIWVPVTIAMSLVLMQPLKGATIALQWSLRLGGFGGADEADRVG
- the rnr gene encoding ribonuclease R, producing MARRQPGADARPELTREAVLRFIAENPGHASKRDVAKAFGIKGDDRLTLKNLLSDLQAEGVLAGGRKRFVTPGALPSVAVLEIRSRDEDGGLLAEPVSWDEAQDGERPRIPVVQQRDKTPAAGLGERILARIETDEAGLRTARVVRVLERRKSLSVGVFRSRPGGGGRVEPVERKQPEYTVAPGDEKGAKDGDLVEVEPGQRTRIGLPTASVVAVVGSMNSERAISTIALHVHSIPHVFPQGVLAEADKAGPASMQSREDWRDLPLITIDPADAKDHDDAVHATDDPDPANPGGMIVTVAIADVAYYVRSGSRLDTEARLRGNSVYFPDRVVPMLPERISNDLCSLKEGVDRPALAVRMVIGADGEKRRHDFHRIMMRSHAKLAYEEAQAAIDGQPGEAAAPMLEPVLKPLWKAYGLVGRARERRQPLDLDLPEKKIKLDETGRVDQVLVPERLDAHRLIEEFMILANVAAAETLEQKRQALIYRAHDAPSLSKLEALRDFLRTLEISLAKAGTLRPSHFNSILRQVKASEHETLVNEVVLRSQSQAAYSPQNIGHFGLNLVRYAHFTSPIRRYADLIVHRALITALELGEGGLSREDEESLEQTAEEISRAERRAMAAERDTVDRLIAHHLAEHVGEDFAGRITGVTRAGLFVVLPAYGADGFVPISTLGAEYFRHDEVGHALVGERSGHGYRLGDAVEVRLVNALPLAGSMQFEMLTEPRQLPGSSASFHKAQRRGPKGRDKNVAARTRKRR